In Chloroflexota bacterium, the DNA window TGCTGGCCATACCCCCTAGATAGACCATAACGAGACACTCGGTGGATTTGAGCAGCGTAAAAGTGCTGGGATTGATGTATAACAGCAGGTGAGCAAACAGACCACCTGCGATGCCAGCAAAGAAGGAGGAGGTGCAGAAGGCTACCATCTTCATGCGGCGTGTATCCACCGTCATAGCCTCAGCGGCGATCTCATCTTCGCGGATGGCAATAACCCCTCTACCATACGGCGAGAGCACGAAATTGCGGATCGCGACCAGGGTGAACACAGACCAAAAGAATACCCACGGGACGTTGGTCAGCTTGGCCATGCCCATGAAGCCCCGTGAGCCACCAATCCTCTCTATGTTTTCGATGCCGTTTTTGATGATAAAGTTCGTGGCTAGGGTGATGATTGCCAGGTAGTCTCCCCGGATTTTGAACGAGGGGATAGCGACAAGCAGTGCAGCAATAGCAGCGCCAGCCCCTCCCGCGAGCAGTGCTAACGGAAAGACAAGGTGTCCCAGTGATCTTGGGAATACCCAAACAGTAAGTATTGAAGCAATGTAAGCGCCTACGCCCATGAAGCCCGCGTGTCCAACAGAGAACTCGCCCATGTAGCCATTCACAAGGTTCAGGCTGATACACAGGATGAAGTTGATGCCCATAAGACAGAGGATCATCGTCCGGTACTCATGGAAACCACCCCAAAGCAATGCCACCAGGAAAAGGGCCAGCACATAGGCGAATAGCAAGCGCTGTGAGGGCACTCTCTGTATCCATTTCTTCACCAATGGTGCCACCAAGCGTGCCACGATATAGGTGGGTACCAGGTATATGAGCACATCATAGGCAATGATGCCTGGCAAGAGGGCCAATGACTGCTGTATCAGGATAATTCCAAACAGCGTAGGCATGGTAGGTAGCCCAAGCAGTGATGCTGCTGAAGACCCAACGATGAGCTCGATCGCACTCGCCACTCCAAAGCCAAGAAGGTATGCCAATACTGGGATCTGAGCGATATGCGTGCGAAGTTTTTGCCATTGTGCCATTTTGCCACCTACACTTTCTGGCGAAGTGGTAGGCCAAAGATGCCTGTGGGCTTGGCCAGCAAAACGAGCATCAGCACAACAAAGCTGATCAGGTCACGCATGCGGGATGGGAAGATAGCCCCAGCAGCGATCTCCACGAATCCAAGGATGTAGCCTCCGAGCATAGCACCTCGGATGACGCCGATACCTCCCACAACAGCAGAGATAAACGCTTTCCAACCCACCATGATGCCCATGTACGGCTCAATAATGGGGTAAGCGTGTGCATATAGCAGTCCACCTGCTGCAGCCAGGCAGGAGGCAATCGCAAAGGTCAGCGTGACAATGTGGTCCACATTCACGCCCATCAATGGGACAGCCTCCCGATCGTAAGAGATAGCTCTCATGGCCATACCCTGTTTGGTCTGACGCACGATGAACTCGAGGATGAGCATCAATAATATGGAGACGAATATGATTACCAACTGGGTGGTGGAGATGCTAACGCCGGCAACCTTGTGCACTTTTTCGCTGATAAGAGGTTGAAAGGAGATGCGCCATGGGCCTACAATCACGAGGGTCATGTGTTCAAGAAACACGCCCATCCCCAGAGCCGTGATGACTACCGAGAGACGATACTTGCGTAAGGGCCTATAGGCTATCTTCTCAATGGACAGGGCAACCAAGGCGGTTCCCAGCATAGCCAGCAACATGCTGCCCAAGAAGATTAGAGCATTGGGTATACCTGCCGAACCTGCCAGCCGCCTAATGAGCAGAGCGGCGAAGTAGGAGAGGAAAGCACCGACCATGAAAATATCGCCGTGGGCAAAGTTGATGAAACGCAGGACCCCATAGACCATGCTGTAGCCTAAGGCGATGAGGGCATAGATGCTACCCAGTTGTATGGCATTGATGAGCTGCTGCAGGACATAAGTCATCCTATTTATCTCCTTGGTACGAGATTAAAGGGAAAATATTGTCAACCTGAGAGGGTGGGCTAAGGGATAAGCCCCTTAGCCCACATTACGGCGCATTATTCAAAAGTCCTGGGTTGCACGGTCTTGTACCAGCGGAACACCCCGGCATCGCAGTCAATCTTGACGATGTGCACGCTCTTGATCATATCGCCCTGCTCAGTAGGAGTCATCGTGCCCGTAACGCCTTCAAAGTCTTTGATCGCGGCCAAGCCATCGCGGATGCACTTGCGGTCTGTAGCCAGATTGCCGGTCAGTTTGCCGCAATTTTGGGCTGCCTTGGCAAAGAGATACATGGCATCGTAGGTCAAGCCGGCGACAGAGTCGGGGTCAACGCCGTACTTCTCCTTGTACTTCTTGATAAAGGCTTGGGTCTTTTCACCAGCAATGTCCACTGCCCAGTGGGTGGTGAAGTACAGCCCGTTGCAGTCCGCGCCGCACAGCTTGCACAGATCGGGAGATTCCCACCCATCGTGTCCAATGATGTGAATCTTCTCGGTAACGCCCAAGCGGTTCGCTTGTTTCACGATGAGGGGCACTTCGTCGTAATACTGCGGCACATAGAGTACTTCTGCGCCGGACTCCTTGATCTTGGTGAGCTGGGCGGTAAAGTCCTTGTCACCGGTAGTGAAGGTCTCAAAGGCAACGATTTGGCCCCCCAGCTTTTCCCAGGTGTTCTTGAAGAAGAAGCCCTGGTAGTAGCAGGCATCGCTGCCAATGTCGAAGAGGACCGCTCCCTTTGTGGCATTGAACTCCTCCATTCCGAACTGGGCGTTCACGCCCGCTTGGAAGCTGTCAATG includes these proteins:
- a CDS encoding branched-chain amino acid ABC transporter permease, translated to MPTLFGIILIQQSLALLPGIIAYDVLIYLVPTYIVARLVAPLVKKWIQRVPSQRLLFAYVLALFLVALLWGGFHEYRTMILCLMGINFILCISLNLVNGYMGEFSVGHAGFMGVGAYIASILTVWVFPRSLGHLVFPLALLAGGAGAAIAALLVAIPSFKIRGDYLAIITLATNFIIKNGIENIERIGGSRGFMGMAKLTNVPWVFFWSVFTLVAIRNFVLSPYGRGVIAIREDEIAAEAMTVDTRRMKMVAFCTSSFFAGIAGGLFAHLLLYINPSTFTLLKSTECLVMVYLGGMASISGSLVGAVTFTILLEILRPLEVYKWVLIPLLLLVMLLRRHAGLMGFREFRFFIPTEETEVYGPASH
- a CDS encoding branched-chain amino acid ABC transporter permease, which gives rise to MTYVLQQLINAIQLGSIYALIALGYSMVYGVLRFINFAHGDIFMVGAFLSYFAALLIRRLAGSAGIPNALIFLGSMLLAMLGTALVALSIEKIAYRPLRKYRLSVVITALGMGVFLEHMTLVIVGPWRISFQPLISEKVHKVAGVSISTTQLVIIFVSILLMLILEFIVRQTKQGMAMRAISYDREAVPLMGVNVDHIVTLTFAIASCLAAAGGLLYAHAYPIIEPYMGIMVGWKAFISAVVGGIGVIRGAMLGGYILGFVEIAAGAIFPSRMRDLISFVVLMLVLLAKPTGIFGLPLRQKV
- a CDS encoding ABC transporter substrate-binding protein; amino-acid sequence: MLRKLILLMVVLALSGIATACAPTGPAEILVGVNAELTGAIPMVGAACKNAAEMAAEEINAAGGLEIGGKKYKIKLVIADNENKPESAAAAATKLITQDKVLIHIGANASKNAIPASSVCNELQCPMISPWSTNPNTTLYKPWVFRACFIDSFQAGVNAQFGMEEFNATKGAVLFDIGSDACYYQGFFFKNTWEKLGGQIVAFETFTTGDKDFTAQLTKIKESGAEVLYVPQYYDEVPLIVKQANRLGVTEKIHIIGHDGWESPDLCKLCGADCNGLYFTTHWAVDIAGEKTQAFIKKYKEKYGVDPDSVAGLTYDAMYLFAKAAQNCGKLTGNLATDRKCIRDGLAAIKDFEGVTGTMTPTEQGDMIKSVHIVKIDCDAGVFRWYKTVQPRTFE